One Denticeps clupeoides chromosome 12, fDenClu1.1, whole genome shotgun sequence genomic window carries:
- the phtf1 gene encoding putative homeodomain transcription factor 1 isoform X3: MRRMASIAWYQEKIGAYDQQIWEKSLEQAELKGIRNKPKKTGHIKPDLIDVDLVRGSTFSKAKPESPWTSLTRKGLVRVLLFPIFFRWWIQFTSRCISAWILVLYFLQVAAAVLYLDVHVASASEVVGPMCLMLLLGTVHCQIVSTESSRSPENSPVPSHTTSPSRRKRQRKGRSVMSVEEKRISLESVLKPWQQEENRRGNRTDRKWSVNGISEDLSSEDEEEEARRFSQPSREKHSTAAPRPVSILRKRNRNPPKSPPPAQGECRVSSAAKPRDEAHLIQSESSRPASDTDDMLWEELLQGPDSASSGSTDSEEGSHAHSQPLLQPAVLTSDDETFPQNQLSWLQACHPSKDRVSAIIWEQGECKKADMSVLEISGIILTRVKVLEQGMGYLLLGSLVTATLALLPFGFRLAQHLEVEQLGSLSLAQLLNMFLGPPSASSYAFFFISAVERVCLTGLFFFMMCVAERTYKQRLLFAKFFSHLTSARKAKKSEIPHFRLKKVQNIKIWLSLRSFLKRRGPQRSVDVIVSSIFLLALSIAFICCAQVSRLQEMCVSG, from the exons ATGAGAAGAATGGCGAGCATAGCTTGGTATCAAGAAAAG ATTGGTGCGTATGACCAACAAATCTGGGAGAAGTCTCTGGAGCAAGCCGAACTGAAG GGCATTCGTAACAAACCAAAGAAGACAGGACACATCAAGCCCGACCTCATTGATGTTGACTTGGTGCGGG GGTCCACATTCAGCAAGGCTAAACCAGAAAGCCCATGGACTTCTCTCACCCGCAAGGGCCTGGTTCGGGTGCTGCTCTTTCCCATCTTCTTCCGTTGGTGGATCCAGTTCACCTCCAGATGCATTTCTGCATGGATCCTCGTGCTGTATTTTCTGCAAG TGGCAGCGGCTGTCCTGTATCTGGACGTCCACGTAGCCAGTGCCAGCGAGGTGGTGGGACCCATGTGCCTGATGTTGCTGTTGGGCACGGTGCACTGCCAGATAGTGTCCACGGAGTCCAGCAGGAGCCCAGAGAACAGCCCTGTGCCCAGTCACACTACCAGCCCCAGTCGAAGAAAAAg ACAGAGGAAGGGCAGGAGCGTGATGAGCGTTGAAGAGAAACGGATCAGCCTGGAGTCGGTGCTGAAGCCCTGGCAGCAGGAGGAGAACCGGAGGGGCAACAGGACCGATAGGAAATGG TCTGTAAATGGGATATCTGAAGATCTCTCtagtgaggatgaggaagaggaagccAGGCGCTTTAGCCAGCCTTCCCGGGAGAAGCACAGTACCGCAGCCCCCAGGCCGGTCTCCATTCTCAGGAAGAGGAACCGTAATCCTCCTAAGAGTCCGCCTCCTGCTCAG GGTGAGTGCAGAGTGTCCAGTGCAGCAAAGCCCAGGGATGAGGCTCATCTCATTCAGTCAGAGAGCTCGCGACCCGCCTCTGACACAGATGACATGCTGTGGGAGGAGCTTCTGCAAGGCCCGGACTCCGCCTCCAGCGGAAGCACTGACAGCGAGGAGGGCAGTCACGCTCACAGCCAGCCCCTCCTCCAACCCGCTGTGCTCACCAGTGATGATGAGACCTTTCCCCAG AACCAACTTTCGTGGCTGCAGGCTTGTCACCCCTCTAAAGACCGTGTGAGCGCCATCATATGGGAGCAGGGAGAGTGCAAGAAGGCAGACATGTCTGTGCTGGAGATCAGCGGGATTATCCTCACGCGG gtgaaagTTTTGGAGCAGGGCATGGGCTATCTGCTGCTGGGCAGCCTGGTGACTGCCACTCTGGCCCTGTTGCCCTTTGGTTTCCGGCTGGCGCAGCACTTGGAGGTGGAGCAGCTGGGCTCGCTGTCGTTGGCCCAGCTGCTGAACATGTTCCTGGGTCCACCCAGCGCCTCGTCTTACGCCTTCTTCTTCATCAGCGCCGTGGAGCGGGTGTGCCTGACCGGGCTCTTCTTCTTTATGATGTGTGTAGCTGAAAGGACTTATAAACAG aGACTGCTCTTTGCCAAATTCTTCAGCCACCTCACATCGGCGCGCAAAGCGAAGAAGTCTGAAATCCCGCACTTCAGACTTAAGAAAGTGCAGAACATAAAGATCTGGCTGTCGCTCCGCTCCTTCCTCAAG AGGCGTGGGCCCCAGCGCTCGGTCGACGTCATCGTCTCTTCCATCTTCCTCCTTGCTCTCTCCATCGCGTTCATCTGTTGTGCGCA